In one Lolium rigidum isolate FL_2022 chromosome 3, APGP_CSIRO_Lrig_0.1, whole genome shotgun sequence genomic region, the following are encoded:
- the LOC124702799 gene encoding uncharacterized protein LOC124702799 isoform X1, which produces MERCRIWWPRQQRQPELEESVSTRYVMFGWLFPHAGSVDIVVSAFVSEGEILRSFPSLDTLQATILSSDKRMPITLQESAAFTILGDCVMHLPRDFEACCVKEKYRLLQTQAVKTKHSAKNQDSSVVLNGSLGSEDQEQSRNNRKWECDCSVLDGFLDTCKKSVVKGGNWVHFCCKPEKCFKCNVSQIPMLQHLYLDDQNVEINHCHVILYDVPIAGRNHFSQGDDAPHSLKPPFKKPNWICDLQKRPPVLDLDPIVLALNCSNAARVPVSWKTANNSSAAHFLLATVFEALVQLLQHLTGIVLASVLTIVYIFIQLFRKCLSHVSKYSMLQKVFRHSWKNMHLRCCQILYLPVSLQDTSLSSSVNVEYAHKAAIKKHALWSNIIMDLLMGFILGTALLLNMETICSWTFSLLHYMTDAVLRSGCVWLMGVPAGFKLNTELAELLGMISLNAIQIYSTLWFMLGGFLKHIIQGLAFSGILLGFTVPVSFFIDIIQLATLHVTLLQWLISLIYSRQIQTVTSLWRLFRGRKWNPLRQRLDSYDYTVEQHVVGSLLFTPVLLLLPTASIFYIFFTILSSTIICLCIVLEIAISIIHCTPYAALFLWVTRRQRFPAGLLFLPVLFSSVSTDDDDALPVEYCSTSASGEKKTDIHVHSVPLVSELNCNYNTLGQVIGPHYQKVFKGIALPFCKQLAHGILRGARIPTTLHLLSSPYPWMHIGIREYWMLCRGATKQGRN; this is translated from the exons ATGGAGCGGTGCAGGATCTGGTGGCCGCGCCAGCAGCGTCAGCCAGAGCTGGAGGAGTCCGTGTCCACCAGATATGTCATGTTCGGGTGGCTCTTCCCCCACGCGGGCTCTGTCGACATCGTCGTCTCGGCGTTTGTCTCCGAGGGAGAGATCTTGCGGTCCTTCCCCagcctcgacaccttacag GCGACCATCCTTTCCTCAGATAAAAGGATGCCAATAACACTACAAGAATCTGCAGCATTTACCATCCTTGGGGATTGTGTTATGCATCTTCCAAGAGATTTTGAAGCCTGCTGTGTTAAAGAAAAATATCGGCTGTTGCAGACTCAAGCTGTTAAGACAAAGCATTCTGCCAAAAACCAAGACAGTTCTGTTGTATTGAATGGATCATTGGGAAGTGAAGATCAAGAGCAAAGCAGAAATAATAGAAAATGGGAATGTGATTGTAGCGTATTAGATGGTTTTCTGGATACTTGCAAGAAGTCAGTAGTTAAAGGTGGCAACTGGGTGCACTTTTGCTGTAAGCCTGAAAAGTGCTTCAAATGTAATGTGAGCCAAATTCCAATGCTTCAGCATTTGTATCTTGATGACCAGAATGTTGAGATTAATCATTGCCAC gtcatactttatgatgttcCAATTGCTGGTAGAAACCATTTTTCCCAGGGGGATGATGCTCCTCATAGTTTGaagccccccttcaagaagccgaATTGGATATGTGATCTGCAAAAAAGACCACCAGTTCTTGATTTG GATCCGATTGTTTTGGCGCTTAATTGCTCAAATGCAGCTAGAGTACCAGTTTCTTGGAAAACTGCGAATAATAGTTCTGCAGCTCATTTCTTGCTTGCAACTGT GTTTGAGGCCTTAGTTCAATTGTTGCAACATTTGACCGGAATAGTTTTGGCTTCAGTATTGACTATTGTCTACATCTTCATTCAACTGTTCAGAAAATGTTTAAGCCATGTGTCCAAGTACTCCATGTTACAAAAGGTCTTCAGACACTCATGGAAAAACATGCATCTCCGTTGTTGCCAAATTCTGTATTTGCCGGTTTCCCTTCAAGACACCTCCTTAAG CTCCTCTGTGAATGTTGAATATGCACACAAagctgcaattaagaagcatgcgtTGTGGTCAAATATTATCATGGATCTTCTGATGGGTTTCATCCTTGGAACAGCATTATTGTTAAACATGGAGACTATTTGCTCCTGGACTTTTTCTCTTCTCCACTACATGACAGATGCTGTCCTGAGATCTGGTTGTGTGTGGCTGATGGGTGTTCCAGCAGGCTTTAAGCTGAATACGGAGTTAGCAGAACTTCTAGGCATGATTTCTCTGAATGCAATCCAAATTTATTCTACCCTTTGGTTCATGTTGGGAGGCTTCCTGAAGCATATAATTCAAGGCCTTGCATTTTCTGGAATCCTTTTAGGTTTCACAGTTCCTGTTTCATTCTTCATAGACATTATCCAGCTTGCGACATTACATGTTACCCTGCTTCAGTGGTTAATCTCCTTAATATATTCAAGGCAGATTCAGACAGTGACATCGTTGTGGCGTCTTTTCAG AGGGCGCAAATGGAATCCTCTTAGGCAGAGATTAGATAGCTATGACTACACAGTTGAACAACATGTGGTTGGTTCCCTGTTGTTTACACCAGTCTTGCTTCTTCTACCGACAGCTTCTATATTCTATATATTCTTCACTATCTTGAGCAGCACAATCATCTGCTTGTGCATAGTATTGGAGATTGCAATTTCTATAATCCACTGTACTCCTTATGCTGCTTTATTTCTGTGGGTGACAAGGAGGCAAAGATTTCCTGCTGGGTTATTATTCCTCCCCGTGTTGTTCTCGTCAGTTTctactgatgatgatgatgctctaCCAGTTGAATATTGTTCAACCAGTGCATCTGGTGAAAAGAAAACCGACATCCATGTACATTCTGTACCGCTAGTTTCAGAACTTAACTGTAACTATAACACACTTG GCCAAGTAATTGGGCCACATTACCAAAAAGTTTTCAAGGGTATTGCTCTCCCTTTCTGCAAACAACTGGCACATGGAATCCTTAGGGGTGCAAG GATCCCTACAACACTGCACCTGTTATCTTCTCCCTACCCTTGGATGCATATTGGCATCAGAGAATACTGGATGCTCTGCCGCGGCGCAACCAAACAGGGACGGAATTAA
- the LOC124702799 gene encoding uncharacterized protein LOC124702799 isoform X2, which yields MERCRIWWPRQQRQPELEESVSTRYVMFGWLFPHAGSVDIVVSAFVSEGEILRSFPSLDTLQATILSSDKRMPITLQESAAFTILGDCVMHLPRDFEACCVKEKYRLLQTQAVKTKHSAKNQDSSVVLNGSLGSEDQEQSRNNRKWECDCSVLDGFLDTCKKSVVKGGNWVHFCCKPEKCFKCNVSQIPMLQHLYLDDQNVEINHCHVILYDVPIAGRNHFSQGDDAPHSLKPPFKKPNWICDLQKRPPVLDLDPIVLALNCSNAARVPVSWKTANNSSAAHFLLATVFEALVQLLQHLTGIVLASVLTIVYIFIQLFRKCLSHVSKYSMLQKVFRHSWKNMHLRCCQILYLPVSLQDTSLSSVNVEYAHKAAIKKHALWSNIIMDLLMGFILGTALLLNMETICSWTFSLLHYMTDAVLRSGCVWLMGVPAGFKLNTELAELLGMISLNAIQIYSTLWFMLGGFLKHIIQGLAFSGILLGFTVPVSFFIDIIQLATLHVTLLQWLISLIYSRQIQTVTSLWRLFRGRKWNPLRQRLDSYDYTVEQHVVGSLLFTPVLLLLPTASIFYIFFTILSSTIICLCIVLEIAISIIHCTPYAALFLWVTRRQRFPAGLLFLPVLFSSVSTDDDDALPVEYCSTSASGEKKTDIHVHSVPLVSELNCNYNTLGQVIGPHYQKVFKGIALPFCKQLAHGILRGARIPTTLHLLSSPYPWMHIGIREYWMLCRGATKQGRN from the exons ATGGAGCGGTGCAGGATCTGGTGGCCGCGCCAGCAGCGTCAGCCAGAGCTGGAGGAGTCCGTGTCCACCAGATATGTCATGTTCGGGTGGCTCTTCCCCCACGCGGGCTCTGTCGACATCGTCGTCTCGGCGTTTGTCTCCGAGGGAGAGATCTTGCGGTCCTTCCCCagcctcgacaccttacag GCGACCATCCTTTCCTCAGATAAAAGGATGCCAATAACACTACAAGAATCTGCAGCATTTACCATCCTTGGGGATTGTGTTATGCATCTTCCAAGAGATTTTGAAGCCTGCTGTGTTAAAGAAAAATATCGGCTGTTGCAGACTCAAGCTGTTAAGACAAAGCATTCTGCCAAAAACCAAGACAGTTCTGTTGTATTGAATGGATCATTGGGAAGTGAAGATCAAGAGCAAAGCAGAAATAATAGAAAATGGGAATGTGATTGTAGCGTATTAGATGGTTTTCTGGATACTTGCAAGAAGTCAGTAGTTAAAGGTGGCAACTGGGTGCACTTTTGCTGTAAGCCTGAAAAGTGCTTCAAATGTAATGTGAGCCAAATTCCAATGCTTCAGCATTTGTATCTTGATGACCAGAATGTTGAGATTAATCATTGCCAC gtcatactttatgatgttcCAATTGCTGGTAGAAACCATTTTTCCCAGGGGGATGATGCTCCTCATAGTTTGaagccccccttcaagaagccgaATTGGATATGTGATCTGCAAAAAAGACCACCAGTTCTTGATTTG GATCCGATTGTTTTGGCGCTTAATTGCTCAAATGCAGCTAGAGTACCAGTTTCTTGGAAAACTGCGAATAATAGTTCTGCAGCTCATTTCTTGCTTGCAACTGT GTTTGAGGCCTTAGTTCAATTGTTGCAACATTTGACCGGAATAGTTTTGGCTTCAGTATTGACTATTGTCTACATCTTCATTCAACTGTTCAGAAAATGTTTAAGCCATGTGTCCAAGTACTCCATGTTACAAAAGGTCTTCAGACACTCATGGAAAAACATGCATCTCCGTTGTTGCCAAATTCTGTATTTGCCGGTTTCCCTTCAAGACACCTCCTTAAG CTCTGTGAATGTTGAATATGCACACAAagctgcaattaagaagcatgcgtTGTGGTCAAATATTATCATGGATCTTCTGATGGGTTTCATCCTTGGAACAGCATTATTGTTAAACATGGAGACTATTTGCTCCTGGACTTTTTCTCTTCTCCACTACATGACAGATGCTGTCCTGAGATCTGGTTGTGTGTGGCTGATGGGTGTTCCAGCAGGCTTTAAGCTGAATACGGAGTTAGCAGAACTTCTAGGCATGATTTCTCTGAATGCAATCCAAATTTATTCTACCCTTTGGTTCATGTTGGGAGGCTTCCTGAAGCATATAATTCAAGGCCTTGCATTTTCTGGAATCCTTTTAGGTTTCACAGTTCCTGTTTCATTCTTCATAGACATTATCCAGCTTGCGACATTACATGTTACCCTGCTTCAGTGGTTAATCTCCTTAATATATTCAAGGCAGATTCAGACAGTGACATCGTTGTGGCGTCTTTTCAG AGGGCGCAAATGGAATCCTCTTAGGCAGAGATTAGATAGCTATGACTACACAGTTGAACAACATGTGGTTGGTTCCCTGTTGTTTACACCAGTCTTGCTTCTTCTACCGACAGCTTCTATATTCTATATATTCTTCACTATCTTGAGCAGCACAATCATCTGCTTGTGCATAGTATTGGAGATTGCAATTTCTATAATCCACTGTACTCCTTATGCTGCTTTATTTCTGTGGGTGACAAGGAGGCAAAGATTTCCTGCTGGGTTATTATTCCTCCCCGTGTTGTTCTCGTCAGTTTctactgatgatgatgatgctctaCCAGTTGAATATTGTTCAACCAGTGCATCTGGTGAAAAGAAAACCGACATCCATGTACATTCTGTACCGCTAGTTTCAGAACTTAACTGTAACTATAACACACTTG GCCAAGTAATTGGGCCACATTACCAAAAAGTTTTCAAGGGTATTGCTCTCCCTTTCTGCAAACAACTGGCACATGGAATCCTTAGGGGTGCAAG GATCCCTACAACACTGCACCTGTTATCTTCTCCCTACCCTTGGATGCATATTGGCATCAGAGAATACTGGATGCTCTGCCGCGGCGCAACCAAACAGGGACGGAATTAA